GAGATCCAGTGTTCTTTCGCTTCAAAAAGCATCCACTTTCCCCTGAGCAGAGGTTTATGAATGTCCACTGCCACCCTCACCCTTAAGCACCTCCCCCACACACGTCCATCTAATTCTGTTTCAACTCGGATGACGTGGCCTATAGAGGCTGCAAATTGTGTTCCTACCTCCTCATTCATGGTGGCCAGAGGCAGGTTGTGAAGTTGGACCCAAAATGGCTTGTAACTAAACTGTGTTTTGTTAATGGAGACTGTGTCATCTACCTCTTGTAGAGAGAGAAGGCTTCTATCGAAAAACCACGGTCTGCCACCAAGAAACTTGTCTTTGTCTTCCAGTTTTTGGAACTCTATGATAAAGCTTTGGTCCCCTATCTCAATGAACCTCACCCAGCCGTCTAACCTCCACACTTGAGACATGGTGGTCCTGAATGCCTCAATGTTAACTGTCCTTTCCACCATTGCTCTGCCCATAATACAGTGCTCTCCCATCCTATCTTCCTTCTTTGAGCCTTCTGGATTCACTTGGAAAGGAACACTTTCTTTTGTTGTTAACTGCAATCTTTCCCACCTCTTAACTAAATCCTCTGCCTCCATCGCTCTATCAATTGCTACTGACGATCCTTATACCAACCTCACAAAGGTGAGACCGAAAGCCTTAGCAAACTAAGGCACTGGAGCCTCACTCTAACTCACTCGAGAAAGAAGGCACTTTGATAGTTATTCGTACTGAACTCTATCACAACCATATTCTCATTCCTCCATTAATTAAACCCCTTCAGTCTATTTAGAAAAGATGTGCTAGTTCACTTTTCAGTTCAATGGAATGACGACTGCAACCCTAGTCACTTGAATTAAAATTAATGCTGGACCAAACCAATCCAAAACTGGCTTTCCCAGAAAACAAATACTTCACATGACAACtttcttatttaaatttgagcccatatattaagaaaataatttgatgCACATTACTAATTATTATGTGGTTATTATGCACTGCATCGAAGTTGTTGAACCCTTTCCTTTGCGCTAATAGGAACTATTAATTTGGCTTCAAAGTTTTAATCGAGGTGTTAGGGCGACACTAGGACTTGGCACCTTGAGGCTTTTATTGACTTTGACAACACTATAGGTTGGAAACTATTTATATCATTTTGGGGTCATTACCTACTAATGTCATTACTATCATATTCATGTCATTGGAGTTTATTTGGTTTTTATGTTTCAAGCTAACTTGCCATATGAAGTATCAATCATTGGAGACTTCTTGTTTAGGACTATTTCTTATTTCAGTATCATTTTATCCTCTATGAATTGTGGTTTCCATGAAAtgatagatttatatatatatatatatatataaatgtattgaGAAAAGAGGCAAAAACACAAGTATGCATCATTGGGATAGCTGCCATGTTATCTTGTTTCTACAACAATTAGTTATATAATTTGATCTTTTCATTATACTTTTCATACCACTAAAAGAGTATAATACCACTAAAAGATAGTGAAATCAGAAGCCAAGAATCAccttttttattcctttttttccttaatttgttTGCTTACTTAGACTATAACCTAAAGAGCAAGCCCTGCCCAAACAGAGaagttttcttgtgatttttCTCAGTGACGTTTCCACAAACACCTTTTGTTCACTGTCCAAAATCAAGAACTTTAACAAAGTTCATCACAACCATTTCCTCAATACAAAAGTACACACAATTATACAATCTACACAGTCCAAAATCAATAACCAacgtaaataagaaataataaaaagaattcaaTGTAACTAAAATTCCTAAATTTAAAACCCTAAAATTACCAAGTGGCAGTGTGTGAAGACGGCAAGACGGCTGCAAATTGGCAAATGGCGGACAACGACACTACGCCGATGGCAGCATGAAGCAATCTACATCGTTTGAGTTTTTGTTAATGGTGGACTATGCACCTCTGCAGCATGAAGAACTGAGAGAGAATCGTGAGAGTTGAGCAGAAAAgagggaagaaatgaagaagaaagaaagggcAAAGGGATTTCATACAGGTTAGGAAAATGACGCCGTTCCTATTTAAATGAAAAGTGGGCATCCGGCTTCAACTCCAAACTCCGTTTATGGAATCAGAGTAGTTCCAGTCGGAATCGAAGTGGGTGTCGGTCGGTTTAGGATTTGATCCATATCAATTTTAAGGATAATAGATGGTGCATACTTAcgaaatgattcttgttgatttaAAGGATCTaggtccagatgatggaaatggtagTGATGGGCCACTTGCACGTTTGGAGGATTATTGGTTTTAGCTAAGGTTGCATGAAATCGATCCGTAGTGGTGGCGAGTGTGTATGGATTTGGAGAGTATAGGTCCTTGTTCCATTTTTGACTTGGAAGAAGTGGTTTTGGTAGAAATTGAAATGGATTCGATacgatagtattaaattcaatagatcttGACTTTGAGTTTTTTGGTGAGTCAATGGCGTGTACAGTCGAAGCGGGTAATCAATGGAATGTTGGTTGGCAGTAATTGTTGTGGTTATCTTTatgaattaattgtgacttgagatcacataggaatttaaattttggaagTTATACTTTTCCATGGAGATCGAGtgtccaattgggagaattatagatattgttatttaacttgaagttAGATCGTTGGGTcgccatgtgtggtgtatgataaaatcttggaagttgaagctTAGGCATCAACAGTGGTTAGCCTAATCAGATTTGTGAGGTAATAAGCATTAGGATCCAGGAGTATAGtgtaatagtttttgatggattggagattTAAACAGCATGGCTTGCTTTGAGGTTTAATTGTGATGTGCGATTGAATAAATTAGTCGTGTAAATACTAGAGCTTATGAGAGTagaagtaggtgggtgagttaccaagagggTTTCGATAATGTTTTGATGAATTCAATGGTGGTTCGTATTGGGTCTAGTCACCACCAGAGTAGATGGTAtttagaatttaggtgatgagcttTTAGGTATAGGTTGTTGGGTATAAGTTTATAGTCACTCTTGTTGGTTGGTCGGAATGGATTCAAGCCTTTTAGGGTATGTTCCTTATCTTAGATGTGACAGGTGTATTTCGAGATGATGATACTTGTTTTCATTTGGGGATGTTGAGGTTGATTGGTATTGATTTCTGTCAATGATCATGGAGTTATTTTATGGAATATTGATTTGATTAAGGCAGCGGGAGCTAATTGAGGAATCTGTGataattcatgattttgggaaACATAATATTTTCTACCAGAATGTGTTAAGAGTTCTCTAGTTAGTAGGTGTTGAGCCACCTTGTACTCAATGGTGTTATTTTTGTGAGGACTTAATTTTATGCATTTTGGTGAATTATCAGAGTGCACAACAAGAGCGTGATATTTTGTGTTATAATtaggagttcaaattttgtgctgattttgaggaattagtggtGACTCGAAATTTTGGGATGATACTTGTAACTAGAGATTTATCATTTGGTTGTGCAAATTATGCTTATTAAGGGTTAACTTGAGAAGCAGCTAATGAGTTACCAAAGTGTAGTATACAGTGAAGGTTTGGAAGTTATACCGTAGGAGTCATTTGAAGTTACTACCAATTATCGAATGGAGCTATTAATCATGGGATTTCTTGGGTGTTGTATTAAGGTTTTGTGGATATGGAGATTTTGGATTACATGGCTGCTTAAGAGTAATAGACGTGATGTGCCACTGGGAGACTAGTGGGAGTAGGATGGAATTGCCTATAGGAGtagacatgagagagcagtacccATAATTATTTGGGCATTAGCGATGGTATGTTTCTCTCTAATATGTTCTGAGTTGTATTTTGTATCCTGCTTGGGCGTTAATATTTGACCTTAccaatttcgaggatgaaattttatttaaggaGGAGAGGATGTGATACTCTGTATTTAAGTGTATgttaagtaaataaattattttattccttaTGAATATGGGtgttcttgttttaaattttatattattctagtggtattattttatt
This is a stretch of genomic DNA from Carya illinoinensis cultivar Pawnee chromosome 15, C.illinoinensisPawnee_v1, whole genome shotgun sequence. It encodes these proteins:
- the LOC122296978 gene encoding uncharacterized protein LOC122296978, with translation MEAEDLVKRWERLQLTTKESVPFQVNPEGSKKEDRMGEHCIMGRAMVERTVNIEAFRTTMSQVWRLDGWVRFIEIGDQSFIIEFQKLEDKDKFLGGRPWFFDRSLLSLQEVDDTVSINKTQFSYKPFWVQLHNLPLATMNEEVGTQFAASIGHVIRVETELDGRVWGRCLRVRVAVDIHKPLLRGKWMLFEAKEHWISFKYERLQNFYFHCGILNHKGKNCNKLRYENQDEDQAPLQFGAWLQAQPVHSNVFNLHKYGGSKRGGSEEDNGGKHGNNKQRGD